The following coding sequences are from one Geothrix sp. window:
- a CDS encoding acyl-CoA desaturase → MALAKRWNLLNTTFLLGTLGLALALVPWRLATSGLRWSEALVCLAMVFAIGTAISGGYHRLFSHRAYRASWPVRFLFLCVGAAAFENSALKWSSDHRVHHQHVDTDLDPYSIRRGFWHAHWTWVMESQAHPLAGVADLEKDPLVQWQHRHHFLIGAVVATIPVWIGLATGNLIGQLIFGLVLRIVLTHHTTFFINSAAHMFGSRPYTDANTARDNWLLAPLTYGEGYHNFHHQWQWDYRNGALWYQWDSTKWLLNLLAWMGLVGRFRRVSEAAMTRARLHMEEKRLRERLILASPGVATPMQARLAAARLKLDAALASLHDRHEAWTLKKAEWRAKGLARAEAWREAKAEWQAAMTAHRAELKAAWAEWKAARLEVRTALVYS, encoded by the coding sequence ATGGCCCTGGCCAAACGCTGGAATCTGCTGAACACGACCTTCCTCCTGGGGACCCTGGGGTTGGCCCTCGCCCTCGTTCCCTGGCGGCTGGCCACCTCGGGCCTGCGCTGGAGCGAGGCGCTGGTGTGCCTGGCCATGGTCTTCGCCATCGGGACGGCCATCAGTGGCGGCTACCACCGGCTCTTCAGCCACCGGGCCTACAGGGCCTCCTGGCCGGTCCGGTTCCTGTTCTTGTGCGTCGGGGCCGCGGCCTTCGAGAACTCGGCCCTCAAGTGGTCCAGCGACCACCGGGTGCATCATCAGCACGTGGACACGGACCTGGACCCCTACAGCATTCGGCGGGGATTCTGGCATGCCCACTGGACCTGGGTGATGGAATCCCAGGCCCACCCCCTGGCCGGCGTGGCGGACCTGGAAAAGGATCCGCTCGTGCAGTGGCAGCACCGGCACCACTTCCTCATCGGGGCCGTGGTGGCCACCATCCCAGTCTGGATCGGACTGGCCACGGGCAACCTGATCGGCCAGCTGATCTTCGGCCTGGTTCTCCGCATCGTGCTGACGCACCACACGACCTTCTTCATCAACAGCGCCGCCCACATGTTCGGCAGCCGCCCCTACACCGATGCCAACACCGCCCGCGACAACTGGCTGCTGGCGCCGCTCACCTACGGCGAGGGCTACCACAACTTCCACCACCAGTGGCAGTGGGACTACCGCAACGGCGCCCTCTGGTACCAGTGGGACTCCACCAAGTGGCTGCTGAACCTCCTGGCCTGGATGGGCCTGGTGGGCCGTTTCCGGCGCGTGTCCGAGGCGGCCATGACCCGGGCGCGGCTCCACATGGAGGAGAAGCGGCTTCGTGAGCGGCTGATCCTCGCCAGCCCCGGCGTGGCCACCCCCATGCAGGCCCGGCTTGCCGCCGCCCGCCTGAAACTGGATGCGGCTCTCGCCTCCCTGCACGACCGGCACGAAGCGTGGACTCTGAAGAAGGCCGAGTGGCGCGCCAAGGGGCTTGCCAGGGCCGAGGCCTGGCGGGAGGCCAAGGCCGAGTGGCAGGCGGCGATGACCGCCCACCGCGCCGAGCTGAAGGCTGCCTGGGCCGAGTGGAAGGCCGCCCGGCTGGAAGTGCGGACCGCGCTCGTCTATTCGTGA
- a CDS encoding dicarboxylate/amino acid:cation symporter, whose product MTEKRPWYRSSTFWIFVGLAMGVMLGGFLPQDQYPFAYNLFRFLSKAFISLIKGLIVPLLLSTIIVGIAQTGDIRAVGRMGAKALLYFEIVTTLALFIGLAVANWLQPGAHLPMDMGAHTTVAAVKAKTGWEIALHLFPSNLIQHAAEGDILPVVIFASIFGVALTKVGERGKPVLAFFDGVAQTMFKYTDFVMKLTPLGVFGAMAYNVSHMAAGHTVNGVVIKGWTAVFHLLKQYSLLVGSLYLALTLLFILVFVPIAWLAGIRILGFVKAIKDPALTAFSTASSEAALPKLLEEVVRFGVPRRVASFVIPTGYSFNLDGSTLYLVLASLTIAQAAGIHMGLGQQLLMVFTFMLTSKGVAGVPRATLVIIAATCGSFGLPGDAGVAMLLAVDEIMDMARTTVNVIGNGLASVVIARWEGVFGTDPEPLPDQGP is encoded by the coding sequence GTGACCGAGAAGCGCCCCTGGTACCGCTCCAGCACCTTCTGGATCTTCGTGGGTCTGGCCATGGGCGTGATGCTCGGCGGTTTCCTGCCCCAGGACCAGTACCCCTTCGCCTACAATCTGTTCCGGTTCCTCTCCAAGGCCTTCATCAGCCTCATCAAGGGGCTGATCGTGCCCCTGCTGCTGTCCACCATCATCGTGGGCATCGCCCAGACCGGTGACATCCGGGCCGTGGGTCGCATGGGTGCCAAGGCCTTGCTGTACTTCGAAATCGTCACCACGCTGGCCCTCTTCATCGGGCTGGCCGTGGCCAACTGGCTGCAGCCCGGCGCGCACCTGCCCATGGACATGGGTGCCCACACGACGGTGGCGGCGGTGAAGGCGAAGACCGGCTGGGAAATCGCGCTGCACCTGTTCCCCTCGAATCTGATCCAGCACGCCGCCGAGGGCGACATCCTCCCGGTGGTGATCTTCGCGTCCATCTTCGGCGTGGCCCTGACCAAGGTGGGCGAGCGGGGCAAACCCGTGCTGGCCTTCTTCGATGGCGTGGCCCAGACCATGTTCAAGTACACGGACTTCGTCATGAAGCTGACGCCCCTGGGCGTATTTGGCGCCATGGCCTACAACGTGAGCCACATGGCGGCGGGGCACACCGTCAATGGCGTGGTGATCAAGGGCTGGACGGCCGTGTTCCACCTCCTCAAGCAGTACAGCCTCCTGGTGGGCAGCCTCTATCTGGCGCTCACCCTGCTGTTCATCCTGGTCTTCGTGCCCATCGCCTGGCTGGCGGGCATCCGCATCCTGGGCTTCGTGAAGGCCATCAAGGATCCGGCCCTCACGGCTTTCAGCACGGCCAGCAGCGAGGCGGCCCTGCCCAAGCTGCTGGAGGAAGTGGTGCGCTTCGGCGTGCCCCGCCGCGTGGCCAGCTTCGTGATCCCCACGGGCTACAGCTTCAACCTGGACGGCTCCACCCTCTACCTGGTGCTGGCCAGCCTCACCATCGCCCAGGCGGCGGGCATCCACATGGGCCTGGGCCAGCAGCTGCTCATGGTCTTCACCTTCATGCTCACCAGCAAGGGCGTGGCCGGGGTGCCCCGGGCCACGCTGGTGATCATCGCGGCCACCTGCGGCAGCTTCGGCCTGCCCGGAGATGCGGGCGTCGCCATGCTCCTGGCCGTGGACGAGATCATGGACATGGCCCGCACCACGGTGAACGTCATCGGCAATGGCCTGGCCAGCGTGGTCATCGCCCGGTGGGAAGGGGTGTTCGGCACCGATCCCGAACCCCTGCCGGACCAGGGACCCTGA
- a CDS encoding cache domain-containing protein gives MCMNRAALLCLPAICLPLAAQDATQAETEALVKEAIAFAKANGKEAAIKEITKIGGKFHRHGGELYVFIYDMDGKVLAHGQGASKIGVNQMNAKDPDGVEFVKERVKLAKTKGKGWHDYQYVNPTTQKRQPKTSYIEVWDNLIFGAGIYKK, from the coding sequence ATGTGCATGAATCGGGCCGCCCTGCTGTGTCTTCCCGCCATCTGCCTCCCCCTGGCCGCCCAGGATGCCACCCAGGCTGAAACGGAAGCCCTGGTGAAGGAGGCCATCGCCTTCGCCAAGGCCAACGGCAAGGAGGCTGCCATCAAGGAGATCACCAAGATCGGTGGCAAGTTCCACCGGCACGGTGGCGAGCTCTACGTCTTCATCTATGACATGGATGGCAAGGTCCTGGCCCACGGCCAGGGCGCCAGCAAGATCGGCGTGAACCAGATGAACGCCAAGGATCCCGACGGCGTGGAGTTCGTGAAGGAGCGCGTGAAGCTGGCCAAGACCAAGGGCAAGGGCTGGCACGACTACCAGTACGTCAATCCCACGACTCAGAAGCGCCAGCCCAAGACCAGCTACATCGAAGTCTGGGACAACCTCATCTTCGGCGCGGGTATCTATAAGAAATAG
- the serA gene encoding phosphoglycerate dehydrogenase — translation MKIIVTDEVTDEGLALLQRDPRVTLDVCLGLSKEALLGCIGEYDAIITRSGTTVDKALLDAATKLKIVARAGVGIDNVDVGYASSKGVIVVNAPFGNTNSAAEHTLALLLSACRHIPAANASLKAGEWKRAKFTGVELKGKVAGVIGLGKVGGRVATRLKAFECEVLGCDPYIAAKRAQDLGVRLVGLDELCQACDIITVHTPLNDETRGMIGIRQLTRMKPGVILLNVARGGILEEGPLLEALKTGQVALAAVDVWSEEPPATPLLKELIAQERLVVTPHLGANTQEAQVNVAIDVSREILNHLDRIPMENAVNLPRFDPAVMDQMRPYFKLMAVLGEFGLQLMKGNPDRITFGFDGAIAQHDCSPLTVSGLAALLDRVADQPVNMVNAGLVAERMGLVVEERKSTRGGAFSNLVTLKLDGPGGSRVVSGTLFEGSPRIVGLRDYAMDFMPEPHMLLLSYLDRPGMIGKIGTVLGQHDINIAFMNLGRREKKGEAMVVLSVDSPVPPAVVAELSRVTEATFAQALHLPSA, via the coding sequence ATGAAGATCATCGTGACCGACGAGGTGACCGACGAGGGTCTAGCCCTGCTTCAGCGGGACCCGCGGGTCACGCTGGACGTCTGCCTCGGCCTGTCCAAGGAGGCCCTGCTGGGCTGCATCGGCGAGTACGATGCCATCATCACCCGCAGCGGCACCACGGTGGACAAGGCCCTGCTGGACGCGGCCACGAAGCTGAAGATCGTGGCCCGGGCGGGCGTCGGCATCGACAACGTGGATGTGGGCTACGCCAGCTCCAAGGGCGTCATCGTGGTCAATGCCCCCTTCGGCAACACCAACAGCGCCGCCGAACACACCCTGGCACTGCTGCTGTCCGCCTGCAGGCACATCCCCGCCGCCAACGCCAGCCTGAAGGCCGGCGAATGGAAGCGCGCCAAGTTCACGGGCGTCGAGCTCAAGGGCAAGGTGGCCGGCGTCATTGGCCTGGGCAAGGTGGGCGGGCGTGTGGCCACGCGGCTCAAGGCCTTCGAGTGCGAGGTGCTGGGCTGCGATCCCTACATCGCCGCCAAGCGGGCCCAGGACCTGGGCGTCCGCCTGGTGGGCCTCGACGAACTCTGCCAAGCCTGCGACATCATCACCGTGCACACGCCCCTGAACGACGAGACCCGCGGCATGATCGGCATCCGCCAGCTCACCCGCATGAAGCCCGGAGTCATCCTGCTGAACGTGGCGCGCGGCGGCATCCTAGAGGAAGGCCCGCTGCTCGAAGCCCTGAAGACGGGCCAGGTGGCCCTGGCCGCCGTGGACGTCTGGTCGGAGGAGCCCCCGGCCACGCCCCTCCTCAAGGAGCTCATCGCCCAGGAGCGCCTGGTCGTCACCCCCCACCTCGGCGCCAACACGCAGGAGGCCCAGGTCAACGTGGCCATCGACGTCTCCCGCGAGATCCTCAACCACCTGGACCGGATCCCCATGGAGAACGCCGTCAACCTGCCCCGCTTCGACCCGGCCGTCATGGACCAGATGCGCCCCTACTTCAAGCTCATGGCCGTGCTCGGCGAGTTCGGCCTGCAGCTCATGAAGGGCAACCCGGACCGCATCACCTTCGGCTTCGACGGCGCCATCGCCCAGCACGACTGCTCCCCCCTGACCGTCAGCGGCCTGGCCGCCCTGCTGGACCGGGTGGCGGATCAGCCCGTGAACATGGTGAACGCCGGGCTCGTGGCCGAGCGCATGGGTCTGGTGGTGGAGGAGCGCAAGTCCACCCGGGGCGGCGCCTTCTCCAACCTGGTCACCCTCAAGCTGGACGGCCCCGGCGGCTCCCGCGTGGTGTCCGGCACCCTCTTCGAGGGCTCGCCCCGCATCGTGGGCCTGCGGGACTATGCCATGGACTTCATGCCCGAACCGCACATGCTCCTGCTGAGCTACCTGGACCGCCCCGGCATGATCGGGAAGATCGGCACCGTGCTGGGCCAGCACGACATCAACATCGCCTTCATGAACCTGGGCCGCCGGGAGAAGAAGGGCGAGGCCATGGTGGTGCTCTCCGTGGATTCCCCCGTACCGCCGGCGGTGGTCGCGGAGCTCAGCCGGGTCACCGAGGCCACCTTCGCCCAGGCCCTGCACCTGCCTTCGGCCTAA
- a CDS encoding HAD family hydrolase codes for MKLIAWDFDGTLVDSRPLIEAGMAHALDALGQPRSVMAEWLKYVGLPVEAGIRHTFEPLGLDGPTVLKAYRSFGHAEHEHMMQPFEGIPELLVELKGRGQRMAVVTSKRRLPLLRQMAQWDWEPLFDPIITPDEVTHGKPHPESLEQLQARTGLAAEDILMVGDTPFDLDMARAAGVPSLAVGHGFYDQEALAACGPRAYAPDTAALRDILLAWSE; via the coding sequence TTGAAACTCATCGCCTGGGACTTCGACGGCACCCTGGTGGACAGCCGTCCCCTCATCGAGGCGGGCATGGCCCACGCCCTGGACGCGCTGGGCCAGCCGCGTTCCGTCATGGCCGAGTGGCTGAAGTATGTGGGTCTGCCCGTGGAAGCCGGCATCCGCCACACCTTCGAGCCCCTGGGGCTGGATGGCCCGACGGTTCTGAAGGCCTACCGCAGCTTCGGCCATGCGGAACACGAGCACATGATGCAGCCCTTCGAGGGCATCCCCGAGCTGCTGGTGGAGCTGAAGGGCCGCGGCCAGCGCATGGCCGTCGTCACCTCCAAGCGCCGCCTGCCCCTGCTCCGCCAGATGGCCCAGTGGGATTGGGAGCCCCTCTTCGACCCCATCATCACCCCGGACGAGGTCACCCACGGCAAGCCCCACCCGGAGTCCCTGGAGCAGCTCCAGGCCAGGACCGGCTTGGCCGCCGAGGACATCCTCATGGTGGGCGATACGCCCTTCGACCTGGACATGGCCCGGGCCGCCGGGGTGCCCAGCCTGGCCGTGGGACATGGATTCTACGATCAGGAGGCCCTGGCCGCCTGTGGCCCCCGGGCCTACGCGCCGGACACCGCCGCCCTGAGGGACATCCTCCTCGCCTGGAGCGAATGA
- the moaC gene encoding cyclic pyranopterin monophosphate synthase MoaC → MAELTHLDPEGRPVMVDVSAKAVTRRVAVAAGYLELDAPAAAALTQGGGPKGDPWSVARVGAVGGVKRASDLIPLAHPLAIEAVAVAHHWDAPNRRAWLRVQVSCEGRTGIEMEALAGVTVGLLVLYDMLKAVSHGMTIGPVRLLHKAGGRRGILTMPWEECPWSPGPGEG, encoded by the coding sequence ATGGCTGAGTTGACCCATCTGGACCCCGAAGGCCGGCCGGTGATGGTCGATGTCTCGGCCAAGGCCGTCACCCGCCGCGTGGCCGTGGCGGCGGGCTACCTGGAGCTGGATGCCCCGGCGGCGGCGGCCCTGACCCAGGGCGGGGGCCCCAAGGGCGATCCCTGGTCCGTGGCCCGCGTCGGCGCCGTCGGGGGTGTCAAGCGCGCCTCGGACCTGATCCCCCTGGCCCACCCCCTGGCCATCGAGGCCGTGGCGGTGGCCCACCACTGGGACGCCCCCAACCGGAGGGCCTGGCTCCGGGTACAGGTGAGCTGCGAGGGACGCACCGGCATCGAGATGGAGGCCCTCGCCGGCGTGACCGTCGGGCTGCTGGTCCTCTACGACATGTTGAAGGCCGTCAGCCACGGCATGACCATCGGCCCGGTCCGCCTCCTCCACAAGGCGGGTGGCCGGCGGGGCATCCTCACCATGCCCTGGGAGGAATGCCCCTGGAGCCCCGGCCCCGGCGAAGGCTAG
- a CDS encoding LysM peptidoglycan-binding domain-containing M23 family metallopeptidase, whose product MHVIRKGETAAQVARANSLSLDELAALNPGKSLSRLAIGTRLNIRSSRSLAQATPRSEDANAAPRPPLSALPGAPVVVSTPMPHLERLLPYQVRSPHPADGPISAAHLDSHQAPSTTAQLLARMQPVMPPVTEAELKALLPTYAPADPDRLDLLWPVETRTISSAWGPRMRTKTVRVKDQRKKRVRYKGRHRGVDLTAPIGTAVFAALDGQVVLSGKHKQYGNYVVIEHGNGVATLYAHHRLNLVQAGEIVRRGQKIAEVGRTGNSTGPHLHFELKIDGVHRNPLPVLNDEEEIPAELAAQNALLGTNPHH is encoded by the coding sequence GTGCACGTGATCAGAAAGGGCGAAACGGCAGCCCAGGTGGCCCGGGCGAACAGCCTGAGCCTGGATGAGCTTGCGGCGCTGAACCCGGGCAAGTCCCTGTCCAGGCTTGCCATCGGCACCCGCCTGAACATCCGCTCCTCCCGCAGCCTGGCCCAGGCGACCCCCCGAAGCGAGGATGCGAACGCGGCCCCTCGCCCGCCCCTCTCGGCCCTGCCAGGTGCTCCGGTGGTGGTCTCCACGCCCATGCCCCACCTGGAGCGCCTGCTGCCCTACCAGGTCCGCAGCCCCCACCCCGCCGACGGGCCCATCAGCGCGGCCCACCTCGATTCCCACCAGGCCCCCAGCACCACGGCCCAGCTCCTGGCCCGCATGCAGCCGGTGATGCCCCCGGTCACCGAGGCGGAACTCAAGGCCCTCCTTCCCACCTATGCCCCGGCGGATCCGGACCGGTTGGACCTGCTGTGGCCCGTGGAGACCCGGACCATCAGCTCGGCCTGGGGTCCCCGCATGCGGACCAAGACCGTCCGCGTGAAGGACCAGCGGAAGAAGCGCGTGCGCTACAAGGGCCGCCACCGGGGCGTCGACCTGACCGCCCCCATCGGCACCGCCGTCTTCGCGGCCCTGGACGGGCAGGTCGTACTCTCCGGAAAGCACAAGCAGTACGGCAACTATGTCGTGATCGAGCATGGCAACGGCGTGGCCACCCTCTACGCCCACCACCGGCTGAACCTCGTACAGGCCGGCGAAATCGTGCGCCGCGGCCAGAAGATCGCCGAGGTCGGCCGTACCGGCAATTCCACGGGCCCCCACCTGCACTTCGAGCTCAAGATCGACGGCGTGCACCGGAATCCCCTGCCGGTCCTGAACGATGAAGAGGAGATCCCCGCGGAACTGGCCGCCCAGAACGCGCTGCTCGGGACGAATCCGCACCACTGA
- a CDS encoding purine-nucleoside phosphorylase: MTYSDALTALKAKAPFVPELVMVLGSGLGALADSPEAKAGLAIPFTDLPGFPAPTVAGHGGKLVFCEFEGRKVALQAGRFHFYEGHPMSLVVAPMRLYGRLGAQAVLLTNAAGALNPAFGVGDLMALTDHINLFGTNPLIGPNVEPGPRFPDMTAVYDPAFRQHLQACSRQLGQTLREGVYLGLTGPSYETPAEIRAFRTMGADAVGMSTVPEAIVARHEGMRVAGISCLCNMAAGILPQALTHQEVLEAGAAAAGRFESLIRAFVRELPQ, encoded by the coding sequence ATGACCTACTCCGATGCATTGACCGCCCTGAAGGCGAAGGCGCCCTTCGTCCCCGAGCTGGTGATGGTGCTCGGGTCCGGGCTGGGAGCCCTGGCCGATAGCCCTGAGGCGAAGGCTGGCCTCGCCATCCCCTTCACCGACCTCCCTGGATTCCCCGCACCCACCGTCGCAGGGCATGGCGGCAAGCTGGTCTTCTGCGAGTTCGAAGGCCGCAAGGTGGCCCTCCAGGCTGGTCGGTTCCACTTCTACGAGGGGCATCCGATGTCCCTGGTGGTGGCGCCCATGCGCCTCTACGGGCGTCTCGGAGCCCAGGCCGTGCTCCTGACCAATGCCGCCGGTGCCTTGAATCCAGCCTTTGGCGTGGGCGACCTCATGGCCCTGACCGACCACATCAACCTATTCGGGACCAACCCGCTCATCGGACCAAACGTGGAGCCGGGCCCGCGATTCCCCGACATGACCGCCGTCTATGATCCCGCCTTCCGTCAGCACCTGCAGGCCTGCTCCCGGCAGCTGGGCCAGACCCTGCGGGAAGGCGTCTACCTGGGACTCACCGGTCCCAGCTATGAAACCCCTGCCGAGATCCGCGCCTTCCGCACGATGGGTGCCGATGCCGTGGGCATGAGCACGGTCCCGGAAGCCATCGTCGCCCGGCACGAGGGCATGCGGGTGGCCGGGATCTCCTGCCTCTGCAACATGGCCGCGGGCATCCTCCCCCAGGCCCTCACCCACCAGGAAGTCCTGGAGGCAGGCGCCGCCGCCGCCGGCCGCTTCGAATCCCTGATCCGTGCCTTCGTGCGGGAGCTGCCGCAGTAG
- the acs gene encoding acetate--CoA ligase: MSQDLFPVKPHIRERAHIKTMEEYQRLYRLSLDNPEWFWGEQAKALTWFHPWQSVFDADYKEVDFSWYSGGRINACFNCVDRHLPALGDKTALIWAQDEPGQYTHITYRDLKHNVARVANVLLHNGVKKGDRVCIYLTMIPELVYTMLACARIGAVHSVVFGGFSAESLRDRIVDARCKVVVTANEGLRGGKRVPLKRTVDRAIEGMSLVECVLVARRTDGDVPMQPGRDLWLDEETAKQRSTCTNEWMGAEDPLFILYTSGSTGKPKGLLHTTGGYLTYAAFTHKYVFDYHPEDIYFCAADIGWVTGHSYIVYGPLANGATSVIFESTPLYPDAGRYWQIIDDLGVTIFYTAPTALRALAAAGDEWIGKYSRKSLRVLGTVGEPINPEVWRWYHDVVGGGNCTVVDTWWQTETGGILITPLPGVTPTKPGSATLPFFGVKPVIVDPATGVPIEGNSVEGALCLGAPWPGQARTVFGDHKRFRETYFTQYPGYYFTGDGARRDEDGYYWITGRIDDVINVSGHRLGTAEVESALVAHEAVAEAAVVGYPHPIKGQGIYCYVLLNGGFSESDNQQLIGALKEQVRQVIGAFAAPDVIHIASGLPKTRSGKIMRRILRKIASSEYDGLGDLSTLAEPDVVSRLIDDHQRHNA, translated from the coding sequence ATGTCCCAAGATCTCTTCCCTGTGAAGCCGCACATCCGGGAGCGGGCCCACATCAAGACGATGGAGGAGTACCAGCGGCTGTACCGCCTGTCGTTGGACAACCCGGAATGGTTCTGGGGCGAGCAGGCCAAGGCACTCACCTGGTTCCATCCCTGGCAGTCGGTGTTCGACGCCGACTACAAGGAAGTGGATTTCTCGTGGTACTCGGGAGGCCGCATCAACGCCTGCTTCAACTGCGTGGACCGCCACCTGCCGGCCCTGGGCGACAAGACCGCCCTCATCTGGGCCCAGGACGAGCCGGGCCAGTACACCCACATCACCTACCGGGATCTCAAGCACAACGTGGCCCGCGTGGCCAACGTGCTGCTGCACAACGGCGTCAAGAAGGGCGATCGGGTCTGCATCTACCTGACCATGATTCCGGAGCTGGTCTACACCATGCTGGCCTGCGCCCGCATCGGCGCCGTCCACTCGGTGGTGTTCGGCGGGTTCTCCGCGGAGTCGCTGCGCGACCGCATCGTGGACGCCAGGTGCAAGGTGGTGGTGACGGCCAATGAAGGACTCCGCGGCGGCAAGCGGGTGCCCCTGAAGCGCACGGTGGACCGCGCCATCGAGGGCATGTCCCTGGTGGAGTGCGTCCTGGTGGCCCGCCGCACGGACGGGGATGTCCCCATGCAGCCCGGCCGCGACCTCTGGCTGGACGAGGAGACCGCCAAGCAGCGCTCCACCTGCACCAACGAGTGGATGGGCGCGGAGGACCCGCTCTTCATCCTCTACACCTCGGGCAGCACGGGAAAACCCAAGGGTCTGCTGCACACCACGGGCGGCTACCTCACCTACGCGGCCTTCACCCACAAGTACGTGTTCGACTACCATCCGGAGGACATCTACTTCTGCGCGGCGGACATCGGCTGGGTGACGGGCCACAGCTACATCGTCTATGGTCCCCTGGCCAATGGTGCCACTTCCGTGATCTTCGAGTCCACGCCGCTCTATCCCGATGCCGGCCGCTACTGGCAGATCATCGACGACCTTGGCGTGACCATCTTCTACACCGCACCGACGGCCCTGCGGGCCCTGGCCGCGGCGGGAGATGAATGGATCGGCAAGTACAGCCGGAAATCCCTCCGGGTGCTCGGCACCGTGGGCGAGCCCATCAACCCCGAGGTCTGGCGCTGGTACCACGACGTGGTGGGCGGCGGCAACTGCACCGTGGTCGATACCTGGTGGCAGACGGAAACCGGCGGCATCCTCATCACGCCGCTCCCCGGTGTCACGCCCACCAAGCCCGGCTCTGCGACCCTGCCCTTCTTCGGCGTGAAGCCCGTCATCGTGGATCCCGCCACCGGCGTTCCCATCGAGGGCAACAGCGTGGAAGGGGCCCTGTGCCTGGGCGCCCCCTGGCCCGGTCAGGCGCGCACCGTGTTCGGAGACCACAAGCGTTTCCGGGAGACCTATTTCACCCAGTACCCGGGCTACTACTTCACGGGTGACGGCGCCCGGCGGGACGAGGACGGCTACTACTGGATCACGGGCCGCATCGACGACGTGATCAACGTCAGCGGCCATCGCCTGGGCACGGCCGAAGTGGAAAGCGCCCTGGTGGCCCACGAGGCCGTGGCCGAGGCCGCCGTGGTGGGCTACCCGCATCCCATCAAGGGGCAGGGCATCTACTGCTACGTCCTGCTGAATGGTGGCTTCAGCGAAAGCGACAACCAGCAGCTCATCGGGGCGCTGAAGGAGCAGGTCCGCCAGGTCATCGGCGCCTTCGCGGCTCCCGACGTCATCCACATCGCCTCGGGTCTGCCCAAGACCCGCAGCGGCAAGATCATGCGGCGGATCCTGCGCAAGATCGCCTCATCCGAATACGACGGCCTGGGTGACCTCTCCACGCTGGCCGAGCCGGACGTGGTCAGCCGCCTCATCGACGACCACCAGCGGCACAACGCCTGA